The Candidatus Pantoea soli genome window below encodes:
- a CDS encoding YchO/YchP family invasin: MPVRAYTDTPHISETPFADAARFRKMADNLPALGYQDDSAAFSKKLATIAKSIGEASQNSSDETSLGQQAGIWAFNHFRDEVANRVVDEGQSLLSPYGQAQIDFNVDMDGNFTGSGASLLTPWVDRYQYLTFSQVGLHQTEDGLIGNAGLGQRWVAGNWLLGYNGFVDRMFSSGLQRASLGTEAWTDYLRFSANYYTPLSGWHNRNPFQQQRLARGYDFTTQGYLPFYRQLGVSVSWQQYLGNNVDLFNSGNRYHNPSALTLGLSYTPVPLVTVSASHKTSSEGESQDQLGLRLNYRFGVALSQQLSPDNVAATRSLRGSRYDTVTRSSTPVLEFRQRKTLSVFLATPPWQLNPGESLPLKLQIRSANPISKVSWQGDTQALSLTPGANPDDPQGWSIIMPAWDSSPGASNRYRLSVTLEDSKQNRVTSNWITLQLQAPVALDQGSTDRFDVMAP, encoded by the coding sequence ATGCCGGTGCGGGCTTATACCGACACGCCGCACATTTCCGAGACGCCCTTTGCTGACGCTGCCCGTTTTCGCAAAATGGCGGACAATCTGCCCGCGCTGGGGTACCAGGATGACAGCGCCGCCTTCAGTAAAAAGCTGGCGACCATCGCCAAAAGCATCGGCGAGGCCAGCCAGAACAGCAGTGATGAGACCTCGCTGGGGCAGCAGGCGGGTATCTGGGCGTTTAACCACTTTCGCGATGAGGTAGCCAACCGGGTCGTCGATGAGGGGCAGTCGCTGCTGTCGCCTTATGGCCAGGCGCAGATTGACTTCAACGTGGACATGGACGGCAACTTCACCGGCAGCGGTGCATCGCTGCTGACGCCGTGGGTCGATCGCTATCAGTATCTGACTTTCAGCCAGGTGGGCCTGCATCAGACGGAAGACGGGCTGATTGGCAACGCCGGGCTTGGCCAGCGCTGGGTCGCCGGCAACTGGCTGCTGGGCTATAACGGCTTTGTCGATCGCATGTTCAGCAGCGGCCTGCAGCGCGCGTCGCTCGGCACCGAAGCCTGGACCGACTATCTGCGCTTTTCTGCCAATTACTACACGCCGCTCTCCGGCTGGCATAACCGCAACCCTTTCCAGCAGCAGCGCCTTGCCCGCGGCTATGATTTCACCACGCAGGGGTATTTGCCGTTTTATCGTCAGCTGGGCGTCTCGGTCAGCTGGCAGCAATATCTCGGCAACAATGTCGACCTGTTTAATTCCGGCAACCGTTATCACAACCCCTCGGCGCTGACGCTGGGGCTTTCCTATACGCCGGTGCCGCTGGTCACCGTTTCCGCCAGTCATAAAACCAGCAGCGAAGGGGAGAGTCAGGATCAGCTCGGCTTACGGCTGAATTACCGTTTTGGCGTTGCGCTGAGCCAGCAGCTGAGCCCGGATAATGTTGCCGCCACCCGCTCACTGCGCGGCAGTCGCTACGATACCGTGACGCGCAGCAGTACGCCGGTGCTGGAGTTCCGCCAGCGCAAAACCTTGTCGGTTTTTCTCGCCACGCCGCCCTGGCAGCTGAACCCGGGTGAGAGCCTGCCACTGAAGCTGCAAATCCGCAGCGCCAACCCTATCAGTAAAGTCAGCTGGCAGGGCGACACCCAGGCGCTGAGCCTGACGCCAGGGGCAAACCCGGACGATCCGCAGGGCTGGAGCATCATTATGCCGGCCTGGGACAGCTCACCCGGCGCCAGCAACCGTTACCGCCTGTCGGTGACGCTGGAAGACAGCAAGCAGAACCGCGTGACGTCGAACTGGATTACCCTGCAGCTGCAGGCGCCGGTGGCGCTCGATCAGGGCAGTACAGACCGGTTTGACGTGATGGCACCCTGA
- the cheR gene encoding protein-glutamate O-methyltransferase CheR yields MKKSTLLDQNEATTLLSQMVQRLPLSDAHFRRISQLIYQRAGIVLADHKREMVYNRLVRRLRTLNIDDFGRYLALLEQDPNSAEWQAFVNALTTNLTAFFREAHHFPILAEHARKRSGNFSVWSTAASTGEEPYSIAMTLAETLGTGPGKFTVHASDIDTQVLEKAVAGVYRQEELRTLSQSQLQRFFLRGTGPHAGMVRVRSELASMVSYAQLNLLANDWALPGPFDAIFCRNVMIYFDKETQEKILRRFVPLLKPGGLLFAGHSENFSQISKEFWLRGQTVYGLTKERR; encoded by the coding sequence ATGAAGAAATCGACGTTATTGGATCAAAACGAAGCGACAACGCTGCTCTCACAAATGGTGCAGCGTCTGCCGCTCTCGGATGCACATTTTCGTCGTATCAGCCAGCTGATCTATCAGCGCGCAGGAATTGTGCTGGCCGATCACAAGCGTGAGATGGTGTACAACCGCTTAGTACGCCGGCTGCGCACGCTGAATATTGATGATTTTGGTCGCTATCTGGCGCTGCTGGAACAGGATCCCAACAGCGCTGAGTGGCAGGCGTTTGTTAACGCCCTGACCACCAACCTGACCGCCTTTTTCCGTGAGGCGCACCATTTTCCGATTCTGGCTGAGCATGCGCGCAAGCGCAGTGGCAACTTCAGCGTCTGGAGCACGGCAGCCTCCACCGGAGAAGAGCCTTACTCCATCGCCATGACGCTGGCCGAAACGCTGGGAACCGGGCCGGGTAAGTTTACGGTCCACGCCAGCGATATCGATACGCAGGTGCTGGAAAAGGCCGTGGCGGGCGTTTATCGCCAGGAGGAGCTGCGCACGCTGTCGCAATCGCAGCTGCAGCGCTTCTTCCTGCGCGGCACCGGACCGCACGCCGGCATGGTGCGGGTGCGGTCGGAACTGGCCAGCATGGTGAGTTATGCGCAGCTGAACTTACTGGCAAACGACTGGGCGTTGCCGGGCCCGTTCGACGCAATTTTTTGTCGCAACGTGATGATCTATTTCGATAAAGAGACGCAGGAAAAAATTCTGCGCCGTTTTGTCCCCCTGCTGAAGCCCGGCGGTCTGCTGTTTGCCGGACATTCAGAGAACTTTAGTCAGATCAGTAAAGAGTTCTGGTTACGTGGACAGACAGTCTATGGACTGACCAAGGAAAGACGATGA
- the cheZ gene encoding protein phosphatase CheZ, whose product MSDLPKSTEEISAHEIISRIGSLTRMLRDSLRELGLDQAIAEAAEAIPDARDRLDYVVQMTAQAAERALNCVEAAQPHQDKMEASANQLKGRWDAWFENPIELADARELVSDTREFLSDVPSHTAYTNKQLLEIMMAQDFQDLTGQVIKRMMDVIQEIERQLLMVLLENMPEANAAARKDGNSLLNGPQIHANAPGVVSSQDQVDDLLDSLGF is encoded by the coding sequence ATGAGCGACCTTCCGAAATCAACTGAAGAAATCTCGGCACACGAAATTATTTCCCGCATTGGTTCTCTGACGCGTATGCTGCGTGACAGCCTGCGCGAACTGGGACTGGATCAGGCCATTGCCGAAGCGGCGGAGGCCATTCCGGATGCCCGCGATCGTCTGGATTACGTGGTACAGATGACGGCCCAGGCAGCGGAACGTGCGCTGAACTGCGTCGAAGCTGCCCAGCCACACCAGGACAAAATGGAAGCCAGCGCGAACCAGCTGAAAGGCCGCTGGGACGCATGGTTTGAAAATCCGATTGAGCTGGCGGATGCGCGCGAGTTGGTTTCGGATACGCGCGAGTTCCTGTCCGATGTGCCGTCGCATACGGCGTACACCAACAAGCAGCTGCTTGAAATCATGATGGCGCAGGATTTCCAGGACCTCACCGGTCAGGTGATCAAACGCATGATGGATGTGATCCAGGAGATCGAGCGTCAGCTGCTGATGGTACTGCTGGAAAACATGCCGGAAGCGAATGCGGCCGCGCGGAAAGATGGCAACAGCCTGCTGAACGGACCGCAGATCCATGCTAACGCACCGGGCGTGGTCTCCAGCCAGGACCAGGTGGACGACCTGCTGGACAGCCTCGGCTTTTAA
- the astA gene encoding arginine N-succinyltransferase — translation MMVIRPVERDDLAQLMALAGKTGGGLTSLPADSETLKARIERAIATWQDALPRAEQGYVFVLADSADNRAVGICAIEVAVGLQDPWYNFRVGTQVHASKELNVYASLPTLSLSNDHTGSSELCTLFLDPDYRDGKNGHLLSKSRFLFMANFRERFTQHVVAEMRGVSDENGHSPFWDSVGSHFFSMAFRQADFLSGTGQKAFIAELMPKHPLYIHYLSEAAQKVIGEVHPKTVPARAVLEAEGFRYQNYVDIFDGGPTLECEIDRIRAIRKSRVLQAVAGEADAHWPLCLVANCDYHRFRVTLLPVDMASGDVRMNESQRAALCCEYGDALRVVTLCREEKQA, via the coding sequence ATGATGGTGATTCGCCCCGTCGAACGTGACGATCTGGCACAGCTGATGGCGCTGGCGGGTAAAACCGGCGGCGGCCTGACGTCGCTGCCCGCCGACAGCGAGACGCTGAAAGCGCGCATTGAGCGCGCTATCGCGACCTGGCAGGACGCGCTGCCGCGTGCAGAGCAGGGGTATGTGTTTGTGCTGGCAGACAGCGCCGACAATCGTGCAGTGGGCATCTGCGCCATTGAAGTGGCGGTCGGGCTGCAGGACCCGTGGTACAACTTTCGCGTTGGCACCCAGGTTCATGCCTCAAAAGAGCTGAACGTCTATGCCAGCCTGCCTACGCTGTCGCTCAGTAACGATCACACCGGCAGCAGCGAGCTCTGTACCTTATTCCTCGACCCCGATTACCGCGACGGTAAAAACGGACATCTGCTGTCCAAATCGCGCTTTCTGTTTATGGCCAATTTCCGCGAGCGCTTTACGCAGCACGTGGTGGCGGAAATGCGCGGCGTCAGTGATGAAAACGGCCATTCGCCGTTCTGGGATAGCGTGGGCAGCCACTTCTTTTCCATGGCGTTTCGCCAGGCCGATTTTCTCAGCGGCACCGGCCAGAAAGCCTTTATCGCTGAACTGATGCCCAAGCATCCGCTGTATATCCATTATCTGTCGGAAGCCGCACAGAAGGTGATTGGCGAGGTGCACCCGAAAACCGTGCCGGCGCGGGCGGTGCTGGAGGCCGAAGGGTTCCGCTATCAGAATTACGTCGATATTTTCGACGGCGGACCGACGCTGGAGTGCGAGATTGACCGCATCCGCGCCATCCGCAAAAGCCGGGTGCTGCAGGCGGTGGCCGGGGAGGCAGATGCGCACTGGCCCCTGTGTCTGGTGGCAAACTGCGACTACCACCGCTTCCGCGTCACGCTGCTGCCGGTGGACATGGCGTCGGGTGACGTCCGGATGAACGAGAGCCAGCGCGCCGCGCTGTGCTGTGAATATGGCGACGCACTGCGTGTGGTAACGCTGTGCCGCGAGGAGAAACAAGCATGA
- a CDS encoding porin, with amino-acid sequence MMKRSLLAAVMPLLLGLSTAQAAEIYNKDGNKLDLVGKINVSHLFSNDSSNDGDTSSYTRLGFKGETKINDQLTGYGFWQSQFSLRNSEGADAQAGNKTRLGYAGLKFGQFGSVDYGRNYGLIYDVLGYTDMLPFFGGDSGYVDAFLSGRSTGVLTWRNKDFFGLVKGWSVAAQYEGKNERSDSATASNLAVRRSNGDGFALSTAYDTDFGLSLSAAYASLDRVTAQNRAAFGRGEKAEHWETGVKYDANQLYLATIYGESHNATPVGNTGFANKAVNFEAVAQYQFLNGFRPSLGYVSSKGKDLENVGDAWLFKYASVGATYYFNKNMSVYSEYRINLLKEDNALGLKTDDITAVGLVYQF; translated from the coding sequence ATGATGAAGCGCTCGTTACTGGCAGCAGTGATGCCTTTACTGCTGGGACTTTCAACGGCTCAGGCCGCCGAAATCTACAATAAAGATGGCAATAAGCTGGATCTGGTTGGCAAAATCAACGTGTCACACCTGTTTTCCAACGACAGCAGCAACGACGGTGATACCTCGTCTTATACGCGTCTGGGTTTCAAAGGCGAAACCAAAATTAACGACCAGCTGACCGGTTATGGTTTCTGGCAATCTCAGTTCAGCCTGCGTAACTCGGAAGGCGCAGACGCTCAGGCCGGAAATAAAACCCGCCTCGGCTATGCCGGCCTGAAATTCGGTCAGTTTGGATCGGTGGATTATGGCCGTAACTACGGGCTGATCTATGACGTGCTGGGCTACACCGATATGCTGCCGTTCTTCGGCGGTGATTCCGGTTATGTGGATGCGTTCCTGTCGGGTCGCTCGACCGGCGTGCTGACCTGGCGTAATAAAGATTTCTTTGGTCTGGTGAAAGGCTGGAGCGTCGCTGCACAGTATGAAGGCAAAAACGAGCGTTCTGACAGCGCGACTGCCTCTAACCTTGCCGTGCGTCGTTCAAACGGTGACGGTTTTGCCCTCTCCACCGCCTATGACACCGATTTTGGCCTGAGCCTGAGCGCAGCCTATGCCAGCCTGGATCGCGTAACCGCGCAGAATCGCGCCGCCTTTGGCCGCGGTGAAAAAGCGGAACACTGGGAAACCGGTGTGAAATATGACGCCAACCAGCTGTATCTCGCCACTATTTATGGCGAATCACACAACGCAACGCCGGTTGGCAATACCGGGTTTGCCAATAAAGCGGTGAACTTTGAAGCGGTTGCGCAGTATCAGTTCCTGAACGGGTTCCGTCCGTCGCTGGGCTATGTCTCGTCCAAAGGCAAGGATCTGGAAAACGTAGGCGATGCCTGGCTGTTTAAATATGCCTCGGTGGGCGCGACTTACTACTTCAACAAAAATATGTCGGTGTACAGCGAATACCGCATTAACCTGCTCAAAGAGGATAATGCCCTTGGCCTGAAAACCGACGACATCACCGCTGTTGGCCTGGTGTATCAGTTCTGA
- a CDS encoding protein-glutamate methylesterase/protein-glutamine glutaminase: MSKITVMCVDDSALMRQLMTEIINSHPDMEMVATAPDPLVARDLIKQYDPQVLTLDVEMPRMDGLDFLERLMRLRPMPVVMVSSLTGKGSEVTLRALELGAVDFVTKPQLGIREGMLAYSQMIADKIRAAARARLHVRAAMPAPAMLKAGPLLSSEKLIAIGSSTGGTEAIRHVLQPLPATSPALLITQHMPPGFTRSFAERLNKLCQITVKEAEDGERILPGHAYIAPGAMHMELGRSGANYVVKLNDGPPVNRHKPSVDVLFRSVAVNAGRNAVGVILTGMGNDGAAGMLEMHRAGAWTIAQDEASCVVFGMPREAIAMGGASEVVDLSHISQHMLAKISAGQALRI; this comes from the coding sequence ATGAGCAAAATCACCGTGATGTGCGTGGATGACTCCGCGCTGATGCGTCAGTTGATGACGGAGATCATCAACAGCCATCCCGATATGGAGATGGTCGCGACGGCGCCGGACCCGCTGGTGGCGCGGGATTTGATCAAACAGTATGACCCGCAGGTGCTGACGCTGGACGTTGAGATGCCACGTATGGACGGTCTCGACTTTCTGGAAAGGCTGATGCGTCTGCGTCCGATGCCGGTGGTGATGGTGTCGTCGCTGACCGGAAAAGGTTCTGAAGTGACGCTGCGTGCGCTGGAGCTGGGGGCGGTGGATTTTGTCACCAAACCGCAGCTGGGCATTCGTGAAGGCATGCTGGCCTACAGCCAGATGATTGCGGACAAAATCCGCGCGGCGGCACGCGCCAGGCTGCACGTGCGCGCCGCAATGCCTGCGCCCGCCATGCTGAAAGCCGGCCCGCTGCTGAGTAGTGAGAAGCTGATTGCCATCGGCTCCTCCACCGGCGGCACCGAAGCGATTCGCCACGTGCTGCAGCCGCTGCCGGCCACCAGCCCGGCGCTGCTGATTACGCAACATATGCCGCCCGGCTTCACCCGCTCTTTTGCGGAGCGTCTGAACAAGCTGTGTCAGATCACCGTAAAAGAAGCGGAAGACGGCGAGCGTATTCTGCCCGGGCACGCCTATATCGCACCCGGTGCCATGCACATGGAGCTGGGGCGCAGCGGGGCGAACTATGTCGTAAAACTGAATGATGGCCCGCCGGTGAACCGGCACAAACCCTCTGTGGATGTGCTGTTCCGCTCGGTTGCCGTTAATGCAGGACGAAATGCAGTGGGGGTCATCCTGACCGGTATGGGTAACGACGGGGCTGCGGGGATGCTGGAAATGCATCGCGCCGGCGCCTGGACCATTGCCCAGGATGAAGCCAGCTGCGTGGTATTTGGCATGCCGCGCGAAGCGATAGCGATGGGCGGAGCCAGTGAGGTGGTGGATTTAAGCCACATCAGCCAGCACATGCTGGCAAAAATTAGCGCCGGACAGGCATTGCGAATTTAA
- the cheY gene encoding chemotaxis response regulator CheY, which translates to MADKNMRFLVVDDFNTMRRIVRNLLKELGFNNVEEAEDGVDALTKLRAGGFDFVISDWNMPNMDGLELLQTIRADATLGKLPVLMVTAEAKKENIIAAAQAGASGYVVKPFTAATLEEKLGKIFEKLGM; encoded by the coding sequence ATGGCTGATAAAAACATGCGCTTTTTGGTAGTGGACGACTTCAACACGATGCGTCGTATCGTCCGCAACCTGCTCAAAGAACTGGGCTTCAACAACGTTGAAGAAGCGGAAGATGGCGTAGACGCACTGACCAAACTGCGTGCCGGCGGCTTTGACTTTGTGATCTCCGACTGGAACATGCCAAACATGGATGGTCTGGAACTGCTGCAGACCATTCGTGCTGACGCCACGCTGGGCAAATTGCCGGTGCTGATGGTGACGGCAGAAGCCAAGAAAGAGAACATCATTGCGGCTGCGCAGGCCGGCGCCAGCGGTTACGTGGTAAAACCTTTTACCGCCGCTACCCTGGAAGAGAAGTTAGGTAAAATCTTCGAAAAACTGGGTATGTAA
- the astD gene encoding succinylglutamate-semialdehyde dehydrogenase — MTHFINGQWQPGGADAFSKHNPVSGEMLWQGNAAAPAQVAAACEAARAAFPGWARQPFAARQAQVEAFARLLESNKTALADIIARETGKPRWETLTEIQAMINKVAISVKAYHARTGEQAEGESSLRHRPHGVLAVFGPYNFPGHLPNGHIVPALLAGNCVVFKPSELTPLTAEKIVQLWQQAGLPAGVLSLVQGGRETGQALAQENQIDGLLFTGSAATGYHLHRQFAGQPEKMLALEMGGNNALIVEDPADIDGAVHIAIQSAFITAGQRCTCARRLLVKRGAAGDAFLQRLVAVSARLQPAAWDAEPQPFMGSVISPAAAGQIYSAWQQRIALGGRVLLEMQWPDRESAILTPGIIDMTAVAALPDEEVFGPLLQVIRYDSYQQAIHLANHTRYGLSCGLISPQREQFDQLLLEARAGIVNWNKPLTGAASTAPFGGIGASGNHRASAWYAADYCAWPMASLESPSLTLPGSLSPGLDFSTDGATS; from the coding sequence ATGACGCATTTTATTAACGGGCAGTGGCAGCCCGGTGGCGCAGACGCCTTCAGCAAACATAATCCGGTCAGCGGCGAGATGCTGTGGCAGGGCAACGCCGCGGCGCCCGCTCAGGTGGCCGCCGCCTGTGAAGCGGCGCGTGCGGCCTTTCCGGGCTGGGCACGCCAGCCTTTCGCCGCGCGTCAGGCACAGGTAGAGGCATTCGCCCGCCTGCTGGAGAGCAATAAAACGGCGCTGGCCGATATCATCGCACGGGAGACCGGTAAGCCGCGCTGGGAAACGCTGACGGAAATCCAGGCGATGATAAATAAGGTGGCGATTTCGGTGAAGGCGTATCACGCGCGCACCGGCGAGCAGGCGGAAGGGGAGAGTTCGCTGCGCCATCGCCCGCATGGCGTGCTGGCGGTCTTTGGCCCGTATAACTTCCCGGGGCATTTACCGAATGGCCACATTGTTCCGGCGCTGCTGGCAGGCAACTGCGTGGTGTTTAAACCCAGTGAACTGACGCCGCTGACCGCAGAAAAAATCGTCCAGCTGTGGCAGCAGGCCGGACTGCCGGCAGGCGTGCTGTCGCTGGTGCAGGGCGGGCGCGAAACCGGACAGGCGCTGGCGCAGGAAAACCAGATTGATGGCCTGCTGTTTACCGGCAGCGCCGCCACCGGCTATCACCTGCATCGTCAGTTTGCCGGGCAGCCAGAGAAGATGCTGGCGCTGGAGATGGGCGGCAACAACGCGCTGATCGTCGAGGACCCGGCAGACATAGATGGCGCGGTACACATTGCCATTCAGTCAGCCTTTATTACCGCCGGACAGCGCTGCACCTGTGCACGTCGCCTGCTGGTTAAACGCGGCGCGGCGGGCGATGCCTTTCTGCAGCGGCTGGTGGCGGTCAGCGCGCGTCTGCAACCCGCCGCCTGGGATGCCGAACCGCAGCCGTTTATGGGCAGCGTGATTTCTCCGGCGGCGGCCGGGCAGATCTACAGCGCCTGGCAGCAGCGTATCGCGCTGGGGGGCAGAGTACTGCTGGAGATGCAGTGGCCGGATCGCGAAAGCGCCATTCTGACGCCCGGCATTATCGACATGACGGCGGTGGCCGCCCTGCCGGATGAAGAGGTTTTTGGTCCGCTGCTGCAGGTGATCCGCTACGACAGCTATCAGCAGGCCATCCATCTGGCCAACCACACCCGCTATGGCTTGTCGTGCGGGCTCATTTCACCGCAGCGGGAGCAGTTTGATCAGCTGCTGCTGGAGGCGCGTGCCGGCATCGTTAACTGGAACAAACCGCTGACCGGTGCCGCCAGCACCGCGCCTTTTGGCGGCATCGGTGCCTCCGGCAACCACCGCGCCAGCGCCTGGTATGCCGCAGATTACTGCGCCTGGCCTATGGCCTCGCTGGAGAGCCCGAGCCTGACGCTGCCAGGCAGCCTGTCACCGGGACTGGATTTCTCAACTGACGGAGCCACATCATGA
- the astB gene encoding N-succinylarginine dihydrolase: protein MIAREANFDGLVGLTHHYAGLSFGNEASTRNQLQPSNPRLAAKQGLLKMKALADMGYVQGVIPPHERPNLPLLRQLGFSGSDEQVLARAAQQAPQLLSAASSASAMWVANAATVSPSADSADGRVHFTVANLNNKFHRAIEAPETADLLRAIFRDPQHFSVHDALPPVALFGDEGAANHNRFGANYGDAGVQLFVYGREGQPHGVAPSRYPARQTREASEAVARLHQLDSARTLFAQQNPAVIDQGVFHNDVIAVSNQQLFFCHEQAFVDQPRLLQQLAQRVAGFEAIVVPADRVSVADAVQTYLFNSQLLQHPAGGMLLVLPEESRQHAGVWRYLTEQVERGGLLRELRVFDLRESMCNGGGPACLRLRVVLTEAERQALNPAVLMNDRLFATLNDWVDRHYRDRLTQADLADPHLLREGREALDELTRLLDLGSVYAFQR from the coding sequence ATGATAGCGCGGGAAGCGAATTTCGACGGCCTGGTGGGCCTGACGCACCACTATGCCGGGCTGTCGTTCGGGAATGAAGCCTCAACCCGCAACCAGCTGCAGCCTTCCAATCCGCGGCTGGCGGCAAAACAGGGGCTGCTGAAGATGAAAGCGCTGGCGGATATGGGCTATGTGCAGGGGGTGATCCCGCCGCATGAGCGTCCCAATCTGCCGCTGCTGCGTCAGCTCGGCTTCAGCGGCAGCGATGAACAGGTGCTGGCGCGGGCAGCGCAGCAGGCGCCGCAGCTGCTCTCGGCGGCCAGCTCTGCCTCGGCGATGTGGGTGGCGAATGCGGCCACCGTCTCACCGTCCGCCGACAGCGCCGACGGGCGGGTACACTTCACCGTCGCCAACCTGAATAACAAATTTCACCGCGCGATCGAGGCACCGGAAACGGCCGATTTGCTGCGCGCCATTTTCCGCGATCCGCAGCACTTCAGCGTGCATGATGCCCTGCCGCCGGTGGCGCTGTTTGGTGACGAAGGCGCAGCGAATCACAACCGCTTCGGAGCAAACTATGGTGATGCGGGCGTGCAGCTGTTTGTCTATGGCCGGGAAGGGCAGCCACACGGCGTGGCGCCGTCGCGTTATCCGGCACGCCAGACGCGCGAAGCCAGTGAAGCGGTGGCGCGCCTGCATCAGCTGGACAGCGCGCGTACGCTGTTTGCGCAGCAGAATCCGGCGGTTATCGATCAGGGGGTGTTTCACAATGATGTGATTGCGGTCAGCAACCAGCAGCTCTTTTTCTGCCATGAACAGGCATTTGTGGATCAGCCCCGGCTGTTGCAGCAGCTGGCACAGCGGGTGGCGGGCTTTGAAGCCATCGTGGTGCCTGCCGATCGCGTTTCCGTGGCAGATGCCGTACAGACTTACCTGTTTAACAGCCAGCTGCTGCAGCATCCGGCGGGTGGCATGCTGCTGGTGCTGCCGGAGGAGTCGCGGCAGCATGCCGGCGTCTGGCGCTATCTGACGGAACAGGTGGAGCGCGGCGGGCTGCTGCGTGAACTGCGCGTGTTCGACCTGCGCGAAAGTATGTGCAACGGTGGCGGTCCCGCCTGCCTGCGCCTGCGCGTGGTGCTGACGGAGGCCGAACGTCAGGCGCTGAATCCGGCGGTATTAATGAACGATCGCCTGTTTGCTACCCTTAATGACTGGGTGGATCGCCACTATCGCGATCGCCTGACACAGGCGGATCTGGCCGATCCGCATTTACTGCGGGAAGGACGTGAGGCGCTGGATGAGCTGACCCGGCTGCTGGATTTAGGCAGCGTCTACGCGTTTCAGCGTTAA
- a CDS encoding aspartate aminotransferase family protein, with the protein MSLQVTRHDFDQWMMPVYAPAAFVPVRAEGSTLWDQQGKMYIDFAGGIAVNALGHAHPALQQALTDQAAKLWHTGNGYTNEPILRLARQLIDATFADRVFFCNSGAEANEAALKLARKVAHDRFGAGKEGIVAFTNAFHGRTLFTVSAGGQPAYSRDFAPLPPAIQHAAFNDLASAAALINDTTCAVIVEPIQGEGGVLPADPAFLRGLRELCDKHQALLIFDEVQSGVGRTGSLYAYMHYGVTPDVLSTAKALGGGFPIGAMLTREDLAQVMGPGTHGTTYGGNPLAGAVAGKVMELINQPAFLQGVSERHQWFVEALQQINQRLPVFKEIRGLGLLIGAVLNEDFAGKAKQFNLTAAEEGVMVLIAGANVVRFAPALNISEQEVKEGLARFERACERVLKGATS; encoded by the coding sequence ATGTCACTGCAGGTTACACGTCACGATTTTGATCAATGGATGATGCCGGTTTATGCCCCTGCGGCTTTTGTGCCGGTGCGTGCTGAAGGGTCCACGTTATGGGATCAACAGGGAAAAATGTACATTGACTTCGCCGGTGGCATTGCCGTTAACGCGCTGGGCCATGCGCATCCTGCCTTGCAACAGGCGCTGACAGACCAGGCCGCAAAGCTGTGGCATACCGGCAACGGCTACACCAATGAGCCGATTCTGCGCCTTGCCAGGCAACTGATTGACGCCACCTTTGCTGACCGGGTGTTTTTCTGTAACTCCGGGGCGGAAGCGAATGAAGCCGCGCTGAAGCTGGCGCGCAAAGTGGCGCACGATCGTTTTGGTGCCGGTAAAGAGGGCATCGTGGCGTTTACCAACGCCTTCCACGGCCGTACGCTGTTCACCGTGTCAGCCGGCGGTCAGCCTGCCTACTCGCGTGATTTTGCGCCGCTGCCGCCCGCGATTCAGCACGCCGCCTTTAACGATCTTGCCTCCGCCGCCGCGCTGATCAATGACACGACCTGTGCGGTGATCGTCGAGCCGATTCAGGGCGAGGGCGGCGTACTGCCGGCCGATCCCGCCTTCCTGCGCGGCCTGCGTGAGCTGTGTGACAAACACCAGGCGCTGCTGATTTTTGATGAAGTGCAAAGCGGTGTGGGCCGTACCGGTTCGCTGTATGCCTATATGCATTATGGCGTCACGCCGGATGTGCTGAGCACCGCCAAAGCCCTGGGTGGCGGCTTCCCGATTGGTGCCATGCTGACGCGCGAAGATCTGGCGCAGGTGATGGGCCCGGGCACGCACGGCACCACCTATGGCGGTAACCCGCTGGCGGGCGCAGTGGCCGGTAAAGTCATGGAGCTGATCAATCAGCCGGCGTTCCTGCAGGGCGTGAGCGAACGCCATCAGTGGTTCGTTGAGGCGCTGCAGCAGATTAATCAGCGGCTGCCGGTATTTAAAGAAATTCGCGGCCTCGGGCTGCTGATTGGCGCGGTGCTGAATGAAGATTTCGCTGGCAAAGCCAAACAGTTCAACCTCACCGCAGCCGAAGAAGGCGTGATGGTGCTGATTGCCGGCGCTAACGTCGTGCGCTTTGCGCCCGCGCTCAATATCAGCGAGCAGGAAGTCAAAGAGGGCCTGGCGCGGTTTGAGCGGGCCTGCGAACGCGTGCTCAAAGGAGCCACATCATGA